From the genome of Salmonella enterica subsp. houtenae serovar Houten:
GGTCGATAAGATCAGCGAACAGACGTTTAAAAACTGGCAGCAAAAAGCACAGAGCATTGCGTTGTCGCTGCCGGAGTTAAACCCCTATATTCCTAATGATTTTACGCTTGTTAAGAATAACAAAAACTACGTGCGGCCAGAACTGATTGTCGATAAAGCGGATTTGCGCGTGGTTTATGCGCCGAGCCGTTATTTCACCAGCGAGCCAAAAGCTGACGTGAGCATGGTATTGCGTAACCCGCAGGCGATGGATAGCGCCCGTAATCAAGTACTGTTCGCCCTTAATGATTATCTGGCGGGAATGGCGCTCGATCAGCTCAGCAACCAGGCGGCAGTGGGCGGCATTAGCTTTTCCACTAACGCCAACAATGGTCTGATGGTCAATGCGGACGGTTATACCCAGCGTTTGCCGCAGCTTTTCCTGGCGTTGCTGGAAGGATATTTTAGCTACGACGCCACGGAGGAACAGTTGGCGCAGGCGAAATCCTGGTATACGCAGATGATGGATTCTGCGGAGAAGGGAAAAGCCTACGAACAGGCGATTATGCCGGTGCAGATGATTTCGCAGGTGCCTTATTTCTCCCGTGATGAACGTCGCGCTTTGCTGCCGTCCATTACGTTGAAAGAGGTGATAGCCTATCGTAATGCGTTAAAAACGGGCGCTCGTCCGGAATTTCTGGTTATAGGGAATATGAGCGAAGCCCAGGCGACCTCTCTGGCGCAAGATGTTCAAAAACAGCTCGCGGCGAACGGATCGGCGTGGTGTCGCAACAAAGAAGTGGTGGTGGAGAAAAAGCAGTCCGTAATATTTGAAAAAGCGGGCAGTAGCACCGACTCCGCGTTAGCCGCGGTCTTTGTCCCGGTCGGCTACGACGAGTACGTTAGCGCCGCCTACAGCGCGATGTTAGGTCAGATTGTTCAACCGTGGTTTTACAATCAGCTACGAACCGAAGAGCAACTGGGATACGCCGTTTTCGCCTTTCCGATGAGCGTTGGCCGTCAATGGGGAATGGGATTCCTGCTACAGAGCAACGATAAACAGCCCTCTTACCTGTGGCAACGCTATCAGGCATTTTTCCCTGACGCCGAGACGAAGCTGAGGGCGATGAAGCCGGAAGAGTTCGCACAAATTCAGCAGGCGATCATTACGCAAATGCGCCAGGCGCCGCAAACGCTGGGCGAAGAAGCATCCCGGTTAAGCAAGGATTTCGATCGGGGTAATATGCGCTTCGACTCGCGTGATAAAATCATTGCTCAGATAAAATTGCTGACGCCGCAAAAGCTTGCCGACTTCTTCCATCAGGCGGTAGTGGAACCGCAAGGTATGGCAATATTGTCACAGATTGCCGGTAGCCAGAATGGGAAAGCAGAATACGTGCATCCGACAGGCTGGAAAGTGTGGGATAACGTCAGCGCATTGCAGCAAACTTTGCCTCTAATGAGCGAAAAGAATGAATGATGTCGCCGGGACTCTTGATCCTCTACGCTTGCCCCTTACAGGCGAGCGTCTGATTGAAGCGTCAGCGGGCACAGGCAAAACGTTTACTATCGCGGCGCTGTATCTGCGGTTATTGCTCGGTCTGGGCGGTACCGCCGCATTTCCCCGTCCGTTGACCGTTGAAGAATTGCTGGTGGTAACCTTTACGGAGGCCGCCACTGAAGAGCTGCGTGGGCGAATCCGCAGTAATATCCATGAGTTGCGCATCGCCTGTCTGCGGGAAAGCACGGATAATCCGCTGTACGCCCGCTTGCTGGAAGAAATTAGCGACAAAAAGCAGGCCGCGCACTGGTTATTACTGGCTGAACGACAAATGGACGAGGCCGCGGTCTTTACCATCCACGGTTTTTGCCAGCGTATGCTTAGCCTGAACGCTTTTGAATCCGGCATGTTGTTTGAGCAACAGCTCATTGAAGACGAATCTCTGTTGCGTTACCAGGCCTGTGCTGATTTCTGGCGACGCCATTGCTACCCACTGCCGCGCGACATCGCGCAGGTGGTGTTTGACGTGTGGAAGGGGCCGAAGGCGCTCTTAAAAGATATCGATCGTTATCTGCAGGGCGAGGCACCAGTTATTAAAGCGCCGCCATCGCAGGAGGAGACGCTGGCATCGCGTCATGAACAGATCCTGGCGCGCATCAACCTGCTGAAGCAACAGTGGTGTGAAGCGGTTAGCGAGCTGGAAGGCCTGCTCGAATCATCCGGCATCGATCGCAGAAAATTCAACCGCGGCAATCAGGCTAAATGGATCGAAAAGATCACCGCGTGGGCGCAGGAAGAGACGAAAAACTATCAGTTACCCGAGGCGTTGGGGAAATTTTCACAGCGTTTTTTAGCCGAACGTACAAAAGCTGGCGGCGTGACGCCCCAGCATCCCTTGTTTGTCGCGATTGATAACTTGTTGGGTGAACCGCTATCGATTAAAGATCTGGTACTTACCCGAGCGCTCTCGGAGATCCGTGAAACGGTTGCTCAGGAAAAACGACGGCGCGGCGAGCTGGGATTTGACGATATGCTCAGCCGTTTAGATGTTGCGCTGCGTAGTGAAAGCGGCGAGGCGCTGGCTGCGGCGATTCGTACCCGTTTCCCGGTCGCGATGATCGATGAATTTCAGGATACCGATCCACAACAATACCGTATTTTTCGCCGTATCTGGCGTCATCAGCCGGATACGGGACTATTACTGATTGGCGATCCTAAACAGGCGATTTACGCGTTTCGCGGCGCGGATATCTTTACTTATATGAAGGCCCGCAGTGAAGTGAGCGCGCACTATACGCTCGACACCAATTGGCGTTCCGCGCCGGGGATGGTGAATAGTGTTAACAAGCTGTTCGGTCAGATGAATGACGCTTTTATGTTCCGCGATATTCCCTTCAGTCCGGTAAAGTTTGCGCAAAGAAACCAGTCGCTGCAATTTAAGGTGAATGACGTTCTTCAACCAGCGATGACGTTGTGGTTGATGGAGGGGGAAAGCTGCGGTTCGGGCGATTATCAAAGCTACATGGCGCAGGTATGCGCCACGCAAATTCGCGACTGGCTGCGCGCCGGACAAACGGGCGACGCGTTGTTAATGAACGGCGATGCGTCGCGGCCTGTTCGCGCCTCGGATATCAGCGTGCTGGTACGTAGCAGACGGGAGGCCGCACTGATACGGGATGCTCTAACGTTACTGGCAATTCCTTCCGTCTATCTTTCTAACCGCGATAGCGTATTCGAAACGCTTGAAGCGCAGGAGATGCTATGGGTATTGCAGGCGGTGATGGCGCCCGAACGGGAGAATACGCTGCGTAGCGCTCTGGCGACATCAATGATGGGGCTTACGGCGCTGGATATCGAAACGCTTAACAATGATGAAAATGCGTGGGATGCGGTTGTCGAAGAGTTTGATGGCTACCGACAGATTTGGCATAAACGCGGTGTGATGCCTATGCTGCGCGCGCTAATGTCGGCGCGCAATATTGCTGAAAACCTGCTGGCGACGGCGGGAGGCGAACGTCGGCTGACGGATATTCTGCATATTAGCGAGTTGTTACAGGAAGCTGGTTCGCAACTGGAAAGCGAACATGCGCTGGTGCGTTGGCTGGCGCAACATATTCTTGAACCCGATAGTAACGCTTCAAGCCAGCAACTACGTCTGGAAAGCGATAAGCATCTGGTGCAAATCGTCACCATCCATAAATCGAAAGGTCTGGAATATCCGCTGGTCTGGCTACCATTTATCAGCCATTTCCGCGTGCAGGATCAAGCTTTTTACCACGACAGGCACTCTTACGAGGCGGTGCTGGATCTTAGCCACGCAGAAGAGAGCATAGCACTGGCGGAAGCCGAACGTCTGGCGGAAGATCTGCGCCTCCTTTATGTCGCGCTGACCCGTGCCGTGTGGCACTGTAGCCTCGGCGTCGCGCCGCTGGTACGGCGTCGTAGTGATAAAAAAGGCGAGACGGATGTGCACCAGAGCGCCCTTGGGCGACTGCTGCAAAAAGGCGAACCGATGGATGCTGTAGGCCTCCGCGCCTGTATTGAGGCGCTATGCGATGAGGATATCGTGTGCCGAACACCAGGCAATACGGATAATGACCGCTGGCAGATTGCCGCTGCATCGCACACGGAGCTCAGCGCCAGGACTCTGCAACGCCTGCCTTATGATAGCTGGCGCGTCACCAGTTATTCCGGTTTACAACAGCGGGGACAGAGCGTGGCGCAAGACCTTATTCCTCGCCTCGATATTGACGCCGCAGGCGTTGGCGAAGCGGCGGAAGCGCCGGCAATGACGCCGCACCACTTTCCTCGTGGGGCATCGCCGGGAACATTTTTGCACAGCCTGTTTGAAGAGCTTGATTTTACTCAACCGATAGACCCCCAATGGGTACAGGAAAAACTGGAACTGAGTGGTTTTGAGACGCGATGGGAGCCCGTACTTACCCGCTGGCTCGACACCGTGTTGCACGTCCCCCTTAACGAGACGGGCGTCAGTCTGAGCGTGTTGACCGAGCGTGAAAAGCAGGTAGAAATGGAGTTTTATCTCCCGATCGTTCAACCACTTATCGCCGAAGAGCTGGATGCGTTGATTCGTCAATATGATCCGCTTTCCGCAGGCTGCCCTGCGCTGGATTTTATGCAGGTTCGCGGCATGTTAAAGGGCTTTATCGACCTAGTGTTCCGTTATGAGGGACGTTATTACCTGCTCGACTATAAATCTAACTGGCTGGGCGAGGATAGCGCCGCTTATACCCAGACGGCGATGGCTACGGCGATGCAGGCGCATCGTTATGATTTGCAGTATCAGCTTTATACGCTGGCATTGCACCGCTATCTTCGTCATCGTATGGCGAATTACGACTATGAACGCCATTTCGGCGGCGTCATCTATCTCTTTTTACGCGGGGTGGATAGCGAACGTCCGCAGCAGGGTATTTTTACCACCCGCCCTGCGGCGGCGTTAGTTAACCAACTGGATGACATGTTTGCAGGTGAAATGAGTGAGGAGGCGCAATGACAATCCAGGAGCGGTTACTGGAGGCCGTTGGACAAAAACTATTACGGCCCATTGATGCCCAGTTCGCTTTAACCGTCGCCGGTAACGACGATCCCGCCGTGACGCTGGCGGCGGCGCTGCTTAGCCATGATGCGGGCGAAGGTCATGTGTGTCTGCCGTTGTCGCGTTTAACGTTAACGGAGGAGGCGCATCCCTTACTGGTCGCCTGGATAAGCGAAACGGCTACGCCAATCGACTGGAAAAAACGGTTACTGGCGTCTGCGGCGGTTAGTTGCGGCGATAGCCCCGCGCCGTTAATTCTGTGCGGCGATCGTCTCTACTTGAATCGAATGTGGTGCAACGAGCGTACGGTTGCGCGCTTTTTTAACGACGTTAACCAGGCCATCGACGTAGATGAAGCGCAGTTATCCCGTATTCTGGACGCGCTTTTCCCTCCGACTGACGAGGTGAACTGGCAAAAGGTGGCCGCTGCCGTAGCGCTAACTCGCCGTATCTCCGTGATTTCAGGCGGTCCTGGCACCGGTAAAACCACCACCGTCGCGAAGCTGCTGGCGGCATTAATTCAAATGGCGGATGGCGGACGTTGCCGTATCCGGTTGGCGGCGCCGACGGGGAAAGCGGCCGCACGCCTGACGGAGTCGCTCGGCACGGCGTTGCGTCAGCTTCCTCTTACCGATGCGCAGAAAAAGCGTATACCGGAGGAGGCCAGTACGCTGCACCGACTGTTAGGCGCACAGCCCGGCAGCCAGCGATTACGCCATCATGCGAGCAACCCGCTGCATCTGGACGTGCTGGTGGTCGATGAAGCATCAATGATTGATTTGCCGATGATGTCACGTCTGATTGACGCTCTGCCGCCGCACGGGCGGGTCATTTTTCTTGGCGATCGCGATCAGTTGGCATCCGTTGAGGCGGGCGCTGTGTTGGGCGATATTTGCGCCTATGTCAAGGCAGGGTTTACGGCGGAACGCGCCCGGCAGCTAAGTCGACTAACAGGAAGCGCCATTCCGGCTGGGGCCGGAACGCAAGCCGCGTCTTTGCGCGATAGCCTCTGTTTGTTACAAAAGAGCTACCGTTTCGGCAGCGATTCCGGTATCGGCAAGCTGGCGGCGGCGATTAACTGTGGTGACAGGTCGGCAATCCAGGCGGTTTTTCAGCAGGGGTTTAGCGATATAGAGAAGCGTACATTGCAAAGCAGCGACGATTATGCCGGGATGCTGGATGAAGCGCTGGCGGGCTATGGTCGCTACCTGCGGTTGCTGCATGAGAAAGCGACGCCGGAGGCAATCCTTCAGGCTTTCAATGAGTACCAACTGCTTTGCGCGCTGCGCGAAGGCCCATTTGGCGTGGGGGGACTGAATGATCGCATTGAGCAGGCGATGGTTCAGCAACGAAAAATTCAGCGGCATCCGCATTCTCGCTGGTATGAAGGCCGTCCGGTAATGATTGCACGCAACGATAGCGCGTTGGGTTTATTTAACGGCGATATTGGTATTGCGCTCGATCGCGGGCAAGGATTACGCGTCTGGTTTGCGATGCCGGACGGCGCAATCAAGTCTGTTCAGCCCAGCCGGCTGCCGGACCATGACACAACCTGGGCGATGACGGTACATAAATCACAGGGGTCTGAATTTGATCACGCTGCGCTGATTTTACCCAGCCAGCGTTCGCCGGTCGTGACGCGGGAGCTGGTGTATACCGCTGTTACACGGGCGCGGCGGCGGTTATCGCTGTATGCCGATGAACGGATCCTGGCAGGCGCGATTGTGACGCGTACGGAACGGCGCAGCGGGTTAGCAACATTATTTGATGAAGTCAGGCGTACCGGATAAGACGAATCGTTGCCGGATGGCGACGCGTAGCGTCTTGTCCGGCCTACAAATGAGGCTTTCGAGCGTAGGCCTGATAAGCGCAGCGCCATCAGGCGCCCCTTGTTACCCTAAATCCGCCATCAGCACCTTTGAACGTCGCTGATAGTTATACATTTTTTTCTTACTCTCAGGCAGTAACTCAATATCGACAGGCGTGAAACCGCGCTCCTGGAACCAGTGAATACTGCGCGTCGTCAACACGAACAATTTACTCAGCCCCATTTGCCGCGCCTGGGCAGCAACCCGCTCCAGAAGCACTTCTCCACGCGATGAGCTGCGATAATCCGGATGTACCGCTACGCAGGCCATTTCGCCTATTTTCTCTTCCACAAAAGGGTACAGCGCCGCGCAGGCGATAGTCATATTATCGCGCTGAATAATGGTAAATTTATCGATCTCCATCTCCAGTTGTTCGCGGGAACGGCGTACCAGAATGCCCTGTTGTTCCAGCGGGCGGATAAGCTCCAGAATACCGCCAATATCGTTGATGGTGGCGCGGCGGATCTGTTCGGCGCTCTCCATGACGATCTGCGTGCCGATACCGTCACGTGAGAATAATTCCTGTAATAGTGCGCCATCTTCCTGATAGCTGATCAGATGACAACGACGTACGCCGCTACGACAGGACTTTACCGCGCCGCGTAAAAAACGTACGGTTCCGGAGTTGTAATCGCCCTGCGCTTCCAACTCTTCCACCCGCGCCTGCGCTTCATTCGGGAAGAGTTCAGAAATGATGCCTCCCTCGCTATTGGTAACGCCCTGAGAAGAACAGAAACCAATCATTTTTTCCGCTTTCAGTTTAACGGCGAGTTGAGTGGCAATCTCTTCTGAAGTCAGATTAAAACTTTCGCCGGTCACTGAGACGGCGACCGGCCCCATCAGAACGATCGCGCCGTTATCCAACTGGCGGTTGATAGCATCTTCATCAATTCGACGGATACGGCCGCTATGACAGTAGTCCACGCCATCATCAACGCCCAGCGGCTGCGCAATGGTGAAATTGCCGCTGACGACATTAATGTGTGCGCCCTGCAACGGCGTATTGTTCAGACTCATCGACAGACGGGCGGTAATATCAAGCTGGAGTAAACCGGCGGCCTGTTTCACCAGCTCCAGCGTTTTGGCGTCCGTCACCCGCGTGTTTTTGTGGTAAATCGGTTCATGATGATGCGCGGCCAGATTGGCGTCGATTTGCGGTCGCGCGCCATACACTACGACAAGGCGAATACCGAGGCTATGCAGTAGCCCGATATCGTTAACGATACTGGAAAAATTGTCATGCTCAATGGCTTCGCCACCGAGCATAATGACAAAGGTTTTTCCGCGATGGGTATTGATATAGGGAACTGAATGGCGAAACCCCTCTACCAGTTCGGTTCTACGTTCCTTTATCATTGTGCGCCCCACTAGTGAATTATTATTCTAAATCAGTGTATTTTTATTCTGTTTTTATCCTCTGTGCAAGCGTAAATTTTATGCGGTCCGATCGTTTTTCTTAGTAATGCCGTGAATATAAAAAAATGTTTACCCTTTTATAGATGACAGATTATGCGTCATTCGCTAAAGTTTCCGGTCAATTTGGATGAACTTTGTATGATCTCTATTTAGTTTTTGCTCGGGAGAAGCATGTCGGGAGCCAATTCAGCAATCAGCCGTCGCCGTTTACTACAAGGCGCGGGCGCCATGTGGCTATTAAGCGTGAGCCAGGTCGGGCTGGCTGCCGTAAGCCAGGTCGTTGCGGTGCGTATCTGGCCTGCGTCCAGCTATACCCGTGTCACGGTAGAGTCGAATCGCCTGCTGAAATATAAACAATTTGCCTTAAGTAACCCGGACCGCGTGGTGGTGGATATTGAAGATGTGAATCTGAACTCGGTGCTTAAAGGCATTGGCGCGCAGATTCGCAGCGACGATCCGTATATCAAATCCGCAAGGGTAGGGCAGTTTGATCCTAAGACAGTACGTATGGTCTTTGAGCTAAAACAAAACGTGAAGCCGCAGCTATTTGCGCTGGCGCCTGTGGCAGGTTTTAAAGAACGTCTGGTGATGGATCTTTATCCTGCCAATGCGCAGGATATGCAGGATCCGCTGCTGGCGCTGCTGGAAGACTACAATAAAGGCGATCTGGATAAGCAGGTGCCGCCTTCACAAAGCGGGCCGCAGCCCGGTAAAGCGGGGCGCGATCGCCCCATTGTCATTATGCTTGATCCGGGACACGGCGGCGAAGATCCGGGCGCGATAGGCAAATACAAAACGCGTGAAAAAGACGTGGTGCTCCAGATAGCTCGCCGCCTGCGAGCGTTGATTGAAAAAGAAGGCAACATGAAGGTCTATATGACGCGCAATGAAGACATCTTCATTCCGTTAAAAGTCCGGGTGGCGAAAGCGCAGAAACAGCGCGCCGACCTGTTTGTCTCCATTCATGCGGATGCCTTCACTAGTCGGCAGCCTAGCGGTTCATCCGTATTCGCGTTATCGACTAAAGGCGCCACCAGTACCGCGGCGAAATATCTGGCGCAAACACAGAACGCCTCGGACTTAATTGGCGGCGTGAGCAAAAGCGGCGACCGTTATGTCGACCATACGATGTTCGATATGGTGCAATCGCTGACTATTGCCGATAGTTTGAAATTTGGTAAAGCGGTGTTGAAGCAGCTCGGTAAAATTAATGACCTGCATAAAAACAAGGTAGAGCAGGCGGGGTTCGCGGTATTAAAAGCGCCCGATATTCCGTCTATTCTGGTCGAGACGGCGTTTATCAGTAACGTTGAAGAAGAACGCAAGCTGAAAACCGCTACCTTCCAGCAGGAAGTCGCCGAGTCGATTCTGGCGGGCATTAAAGCGTATTTTGCCGATGGGGCGACGCTGGCGAGAAGAAGTTAACCCTGGTATGGCGGCGAGTGTATTGCGCGGGTAAAGAGGATGCTGCCCGCACTGTCGCTGCGGACTGGACGGCAGAAACAAAAAAACACCCGTAAGGGTGTTCATTAAGTTGGTTGCGGGGGCCGGATTTGAACCGACGACCTTCGGGTTATGAGCCCGACGAGCTACCAGGCTGCTCCACCCCGCGTCCGTCTAAACTTTCATTCTCATTGTAATTGGTTGCGGGGGCCGGATTTGAACCGACGACCTTCGGGTTATGAGCCCGACGAGCTACCAAGCTGCTCCACCCCGCGTCCGTGGATGCGCACTATACTCCGTTGAGCTTTTGTTGCAACCCTTTTTTTATATAAACCGCTAATTTCACATGAATTGCGCAAATATGCCGCAGATAGCGTGGTTTTTAAACGAATTTACATAATGAGATCGCGATCGCATTTCATTACCCCGGACGGTTTGTTATCTTCACCGGGCACTTACGATTACGCAGAAGACGAGACACCATGAAAGGACGTTGGGCAAAATATGTGGCGACAGGCGCAATGCTGGCAATGCTGGCTGCTTGTTCATCAAAACCGACCGATCGCGGTCAGCAATATAAGGACGGGAAATTTACCCAGCCCTTTTCCCTGGTAAACCAGCCGGACGCGGTGGGCGCGCCGATTAATGCCGGTGACTTTGCTGAGCAGGTTGACCAGATCCGTACCGCATCGCCGCGTTTATACACCAATCAAAGCAACGTCTATAACGCTGTTCAGAACTGGTTACGTTCCGGAGGCGATACGCGCACTATGCGTCAGTTTGGCATTGATGCCTGGCAGATGGAAGGCACCGACAACTACGGTAACGTCCAGTTCACGGGCTACTATACGCCCGTCGTTCAGGCTCGTCATACGCGCCAGGGCGCGTTCCAGTATCCTATCTATAGTATGCCGCCAAAACGCGGACGCTTACCGTCCCGCGCCCAAATCTACGCGGGCGCACTGAGCGATAAGTACATCTTGGCCTGGAGTAATTCGCTGATGGATAACTTTATTATGGATGTCCAGGGCAGCGGCTATATTGATTTCGGCGATGGCAGCCCGCTGAACTTCTTTAGTTATGCCGGTAAAAACGGCTGGCCTTATCGCAGTATTGGTAAAGTGCTGATCGATCGCGGTGAAGTGAAAAAAGAAGATATGTCGATGCAGGCTATACGCGAATGGGGAGAAAAGCACAGCGAAGCGGAAGTGCGTGAATTGCTGGAGCAGAATCCGTCGTTCGTCTTCTTTAAGCCGCAATCTTTTGCGCCGGTGAAAGGCGCCAGCGCCGTGCCGCTGATTGGCCGCGCGTCCGTCGCCTCTGACCGCAGTATTATTCCGTCTGGCACGACTTTGCTGGCGGAGGTGCCGTTGCTGGATAACAACGGTAAATTTAGCGGTCAGTATG
Proteins encoded in this window:
- the argA gene encoding N-acetylglutamate synthase, coding for MIKERRTELVEGFRHSVPYINTHRGKTFVIMLGGEAIEHDNFSSIVNDIGLLHSLGIRLVVVYGARPQIDANLAAHHHEPIYHKNTRVTDAKTLELVKQAAGLLQLDITARLSMSLNNTPLQGAHINVVSGNFTIAQPLGVDDGVDYCHSGRIRRIDEDAINRQLDNGAIVLMGPVAVSVTGESFNLTSEEIATQLAVKLKAEKMIGFCSSQGVTNSEGGIISELFPNEAQARVEELEAQGDYNSGTVRFLRGAVKSCRSGVRRCHLISYQEDGALLQELFSRDGIGTQIVMESAEQIRRATINDIGGILELIRPLEQQGILVRRSREQLEMEIDKFTIIQRDNMTIACAALYPFVEEKIGEMACVAVHPDYRSSSRGEVLLERVAAQARQMGLSKLFVLTTRSIHWFQERGFTPVDIELLPESKKKMYNYQRRSKVLMADLG
- the recB gene encoding exonuclease V subunit, whose product is MNDVAGTLDPLRLPLTGERLIEASAGTGKTFTIAALYLRLLLGLGGTAAFPRPLTVEELLVVTFTEAATEELRGRIRSNIHELRIACLRESTDNPLYARLLEEISDKKQAAHWLLLAERQMDEAAVFTIHGFCQRMLSLNAFESGMLFEQQLIEDESLLRYQACADFWRRHCYPLPRDIAQVVFDVWKGPKALLKDIDRYLQGEAPVIKAPPSQEETLASRHEQILARINLLKQQWCEAVSELEGLLESSGIDRRKFNRGNQAKWIEKITAWAQEETKNYQLPEALGKFSQRFLAERTKAGGVTPQHPLFVAIDNLLGEPLSIKDLVLTRALSEIRETVAQEKRRRGELGFDDMLSRLDVALRSESGEALAAAIRTRFPVAMIDEFQDTDPQQYRIFRRIWRHQPDTGLLLIGDPKQAIYAFRGADIFTYMKARSEVSAHYTLDTNWRSAPGMVNSVNKLFGQMNDAFMFRDIPFSPVKFAQRNQSLQFKVNDVLQPAMTLWLMEGESCGSGDYQSYMAQVCATQIRDWLRAGQTGDALLMNGDASRPVRASDISVLVRSRREAALIRDALTLLAIPSVYLSNRDSVFETLEAQEMLWVLQAVMAPERENTLRSALATSMMGLTALDIETLNNDENAWDAVVEEFDGYRQIWHKRGVMPMLRALMSARNIAENLLATAGGERRLTDILHISELLQEAGSQLESEHALVRWLAQHILEPDSNASSQQLRLESDKHLVQIVTIHKSKGLEYPLVWLPFISHFRVQDQAFYHDRHSYEAVLDLSHAEESIALAEAERLAEDLRLLYVALTRAVWHCSLGVAPLVRRRSDKKGETDVHQSALGRLLQKGEPMDAVGLRACIEALCDEDIVCRTPGNTDNDRWQIAAASHTELSARTLQRLPYDSWRVTSYSGLQQRGQSVAQDLIPRLDIDAAGVGEAAEAPAMTPHHFPRGASPGTFLHSLFEELDFTQPIDPQWVQEKLELSGFETRWEPVLTRWLDTVLHVPLNETGVSLSVLTEREKQVEMEFYLPIVQPLIAEELDALIRQYDPLSAGCPALDFMQVRGMLKGFIDLVFRYEGRYYLLDYKSNWLGEDSAAYTQTAMATAMQAHRYDLQYQLYTLALHRYLRHRMANYDYERHFGGVIYLFLRGVDSERPQQGIFTTRPAAALVNQLDDMFAGEMSEEAQ
- the amiC gene encoding N-acetylmuramoyl-L-alanine amidase, with the translated sequence MSGANSAISRRRLLQGAGAMWLLSVSQVGLAAVSQVVAVRIWPASSYTRVTVESNRLLKYKQFALSNPDRVVVDIEDVNLNSVLKGIGAQIRSDDPYIKSARVGQFDPKTVRMVFELKQNVKPQLFALAPVAGFKERLVMDLYPANAQDMQDPLLALLEDYNKGDLDKQVPPSQSGPQPGKAGRDRPIVIMLDPGHGGEDPGAIGKYKTREKDVVLQIARRLRALIEKEGNMKVYMTRNEDIFIPLKVRVAKAQKQRADLFVSIHADAFTSRQPSGSSVFALSTKGATSTAAKYLAQTQNASDLIGGVSKSGDRYVDHTMFDMVQSLTIADSLKFGKAVLKQLGKINDLHKNKVEQAGFAVLKAPDIPSILVETAFISNVEEERKLKTATFQQEVAESILAGIKAYFADGATLARRS
- the mltA gene encoding membrane-bound lytic murein transglycosylase A yields the protein MKGRWAKYVATGAMLAMLAACSSKPTDRGQQYKDGKFTQPFSLVNQPDAVGAPINAGDFAEQVDQIRTASPRLYTNQSNVYNAVQNWLRSGGDTRTMRQFGIDAWQMEGTDNYGNVQFTGYYTPVVQARHTRQGAFQYPIYSMPPKRGRLPSRAQIYAGALSDKYILAWSNSLMDNFIMDVQGSGYIDFGDGSPLNFFSYAGKNGWPYRSIGKVLIDRGEVKKEDMSMQAIREWGEKHSEAEVRELLEQNPSFVFFKPQSFAPVKGASAVPLIGRASVASDRSIIPSGTTLLAEVPLLDNNGKFSGQYELRLMVALDVGGAIKGQHFDIYQGIGPDAGHRAGWYNHYGRVWVLKSAPGAGNVFSG
- the ptrA gene encoding protease, translating into MPRSTWFKALLLLVALWGPVVQADIGWQPLQETIRKSDKDTRQYQAIRLDNDMVVLLVSDPQAVKSLSALVVPVGSLEDPEIHQGLAHYLEHMCLMGSKKYPQADSLAEYLKRHGGSHNASTAPYRTAFYLEVENDALPGAVDRLADAIAAPLLDKKYAERERNAVNAELTMARTRDGMRMAQVSAETINPAHPGSRFSGGNLETLSDKPGNPVQQALIAFHEKYYSANLMKAVIYSNKPLSELARIAAATYGRVPNKQIKKPEITVPVVTDAQKGIIIHYVPALPRKVLRVEFRIDNNSAQFRSKTDELVSYLIGNRSPGTLSDWLQKQGLVDGISADSDPIVNGNSGVFAISATLTDKGLAHRDEVVAAIFSYINRLREKGIDKRYFDELAHVLDLDFRYPSITRDMDYVEWLADTMIRVPVAHTLDAANIADRYDPAAIKNRLAMMTPQNARIWYISPREPHNKTAYFVDAPYQVDKISEQTFKNWQQKAQSIALSLPELNPYIPNDFTLVKNNKNYVRPELIVDKADLRVVYAPSRYFTSEPKADVSMVLRNPQAMDSARNQVLFALNDYLAGMALDQLSNQAAVGGISFSTNANNGLMVNADGYTQRLPQLFLALLEGYFSYDATEEQLAQAKSWYTQMMDSAEKGKAYEQAIMPVQMISQVPYFSRDERRALLPSITLKEVIAYRNALKTGARPEFLVIGNMSEAQATSLAQDVQKQLAANGSAWCRNKEVVVEKKQSVIFEKAGSSTDSALAAVFVPVGYDEYVSAAYSAMLGQIVQPWFYNQLRTEEQLGYAVFAFPMSVGRQWGMGFLLQSNDKQPSYLWQRYQAFFPDAETKLRAMKPEEFAQIQQAIITQMRQAPQTLGEEASRLSKDFDRGNMRFDSRDKIIAQIKLLTPQKLADFFHQAVVEPQGMAILSQIAGSQNGKAEYVHPTGWKVWDNVSALQQTLPLMSEKNE
- the recD gene encoding exonuclease V alpha-subunit — encoded protein: MTIQERLLEAVGQKLLRPIDAQFALTVAGNDDPAVTLAAALLSHDAGEGHVCLPLSRLTLTEEAHPLLVAWISETATPIDWKKRLLASAAVSCGDSPAPLILCGDRLYLNRMWCNERTVARFFNDVNQAIDVDEAQLSRILDALFPPTDEVNWQKVAAAVALTRRISVISGGPGTGKTTTVAKLLAALIQMADGGRCRIRLAAPTGKAAARLTESLGTALRQLPLTDAQKKRIPEEASTLHRLLGAQPGSQRLRHHASNPLHLDVLVVDEASMIDLPMMSRLIDALPPHGRVIFLGDRDQLASVEAGAVLGDICAYVKAGFTAERARQLSRLTGSAIPAGAGTQAASLRDSLCLLQKSYRFGSDSGIGKLAAAINCGDRSAIQAVFQQGFSDIEKRTLQSSDDYAGMLDEALAGYGRYLRLLHEKATPEAILQAFNEYQLLCALREGPFGVGGLNDRIEQAMVQQRKIQRHPHSRWYEGRPVMIARNDSALGLFNGDIGIALDRGQGLRVWFAMPDGAIKSVQPSRLPDHDTTWAMTVHKSQGSEFDHAALILPSQRSPVVTRELVYTAVTRARRRLSLYADERILAGAIVTRTERRSGLATLFDEVRRTG